A section of the Malus sylvestris chromosome 17, drMalSylv7.2, whole genome shotgun sequence genome encodes:
- the LOC126609690 gene encoding putative F-box protein At5g15660: MSQVRESETPEDRVVGILSRLSPKSLLRFKCIRKSWCTLINSPSFVAKHLSNSLDNKLSSSTCILLNRSQFHIFPDQSWKREVLWSMINLSSDSDVHNLHYDVKPLNIPFSRDDHNPVQIHGYCNGIVCLIEGDNVLLCNPSTREFRLLPNSCLLVPHPEGKFELETTFHGMGFGYDCKANEYKVVQIVENCEYSDDEQTYQHCIAYPYTAEVYTTAANFWKEIKIDISSSTHPYPFSVYLKGFCYWFATDGEECILSFDLGDEIFHRIQLPSKIESGFNFCGLFLYNESITSYCCRYDPSEDSKLFEIWVMDGYGGVKSLWTKLLTVGPFKGIEYPLTFWKCDELLMVASGRRVTSYNSSTRNLKDLYIPPIMHQVTDLQALIYEESLVPIK; encoded by the coding sequence ATGTCCCAAGTGCGTGAAAGTGAAACTCCTGAAGACAGGGTGGTCGGAATCTTGTCCAGGTTGTCGCCCAAGTCTCTATTGCGATTCAAATGCATACGCAAGTCTTGGTGCACTCTCATCAATAGTCCAAGTTTTGTGGCCAAACACCTCAGCAATTCCTTGGACAACAAACTCTCATCCTCCACTTGTATCCTTCTCAACCGTTCTCAGTTTCACATTTTCCCGGATCAGAGTTGGAAACGTGAAGTTTTATGGTCCATGATTAATCTTTCCAGTGATAGTGATGTGCACAACCTTCATTATGATGTTAAGCCCTTAAATATACCGTTTTCTAGGGATGACCATAATCCTGTACAGATTCACGGGTATTGCAATGGGATTGTATGTCTAATAGAAGGGGATAATGTTCTTCTATGCAATCCTTCAACGAGGGAATTCAGGCTACTTCCCAATTCATGCCTTCTTGTACCCCATCCCGAGGGAAAATTCGAATTGGAAACGACCTTTCACGGAATGGGTTTTGGCTATGATTGCAAAGCTAATGAATACAAGGTTGTGCAAATTGTAGAAAATTGTGAGTATTCGGATGATGAGCAAACATATCAACATTGTATTGCTTATCCTTACACGGCTGAGGTATACACCACGGCTGCTAACTTTTGGAAAGAGATCAAGATTGATATATCAAGTTCAACCCATCCCTATCCCTTTTCTGTGTACTTGAAGGGATTTTGTTATTGGTTTGCAACGGATGGCGAAGAATGCATACTTTCATTTGATTTAGGTGACGAGATATTTCATAGAATACAATTGCCTTCTAAGATAGAATCCGGTTTTAACTTTTGTGGTCTTTTTCTTTATAATGAATCTATCACTTCTTATTGTTGTCGTTATGATCCAAGTGAGGATTCTAAATTATTTGAAATATGGGTAATGGATGGGTATGGCGGAGTTAAGAGTTTATGGACAAAACTTCTAACCGTTGGTCCCTTTAAAGGCATTGAGTATCCATTAACATTTTGGAAATGTGACGAGCTTCTTATGGTTGCCTCCGGTAGAAGAGTCACCTCTTATAATTCTAGTACCAGAAATCTCAAGGATCTTTATATTCCTCCAATTATGCATCAAGTTACAGATTTGCAAGCTCTTATTTATGAGGAAAGTCTTGTTCCAATTAAGTGA